From Chloroflexota bacterium:
GGGCATCAAAACTGGCATCGAACAGGATACATTTCGATTCACCTTCGCTGTTAGACCACGGGGTCCACTCGGGAAGTCCTGATCCCGGCTCGTTGGGGTTTCCCGACCATACGAACTGGGCTACATAAGCCATCATGGCATCGGTGAGCAACTCTCTGCTGGCACGGTTCTCCTCGGTGAACACCATACTTGTCATAAATACATTGATGGTATCTCCGCCCAGGAAAAAGGGGATATCCAAGCTGTGGAATGCGCCAAGGCCAGAGCCATACGGCTCTGGCAAGACACTTTGACGGGTGTCGCCTAGCGACGAGCCCCAGAGGAACTGGTAGGCGTACACATCAGGCTGGTCCGGCTGTGAACTCATTCCCCTCGCCACGGCGTCGGCACCATTGACTTTCCAGAAGTCGCTCACGTAGCGGGCCACTGTTTGATAGACCAGACCATAGTCACTGGAAGTCCAGAAATAGAACATCTTGATCTCATCCTTATTGGTTCCCAGGATAATCGGCACCTTGTTCGGATAGGTTCCCTTCTGGAAAGCGTCGGCTCCGTCAGCGACTATAACGGTACCATCTGCAAATAGGTTCGGTAGGTCAAGCAGACCGAAGCCAAGAGAACTCGTGCCATAGCCAGCGAGCAACTGAGGACCGGTCTTCGACCTCAGATAAGTTCCTATTTCAGTGTTGGACATACTGGACAGACGGGCTGCCGCCTCTGTTTTGTTAGCGGCCGTCCCATCGTTCACCATGAGTTGCAGGAGCACTTCGTTGACGCTGGCCTCTCCGACCTCACGCGTGGTTGTATTAGCCCATCCACTCTGCGACATAGCCTTGTGAAAGAGACCCTTAGCCAGCGGAGAGAGCAGAAGGGACATGACGTTCATAGCGCCTGCAGATTCTCCGGTAATGATAACGTTGTCGGGGTTTCCGCCAAATGCCTCGATGTTCTTCTGTATCCATTCCAGAGCCTTGACGAGATCCAGGGTGCCATAGTTGCCGGAATCATCTCTCTTGTTACCAGTTCTGAGCGCCTGATGGGTGAACCAGCCCAGTGGGCCAAGCCTGTAGTTGGTTGACACGAAAACCATGTTTGATCTGCTGGCAAGATTTGCTCCGTAATACTCTGGAACGCGATCGGCAGACCCTGAAGAGTTGCCACCACCGTGTATCCAGACGTATACCGGCAAGTTGGTCTCGTCTGATCGGGGACGCCATATGTTAAGGTAGAGGCAGTCTTCGCTGCCGAAGGGCAACCCGCCCATCGGGTTGTTTTGCCAGCATGGGCTGCCGAACGCAGTCTCCGCACGTACTCCTTCCCAGGGATCGGGATCCCGAGGTGCCTTCCAGCGCAGGTCACCAACCGGCGGCTTGGCAAAGGGAATGGCCTTCCACACCCAGGTATTGGCCTCATCTTCAAATCCCTTGACCGCTCCGAAACGGGTCTGCACTATTTCGTTCCCAGTCCAGTACGCCGACATCGTGGTACCAGTTGGGCCCTGCTCCCCTTGAGGGCCCTGCGGCCCCTGTTCGCCCTGTGCTCCCTGTGGCCCTTGCAGGCCCTGTTCCCCTTGGGAGCCCTGTGCTCCTTGGGGGCCCCGAGGCCCCTCCGCACAGCCTGTCAAGGCTGGCACTAACATGGCTAGAACCACGATTACGGCTAACAACTTGTAGCACCAACCACTTCTTCTAGACATAGTTACACCTCCTCTTCTGAGCTAATACAAGTCCAGATTTCCCTTTTGGATATTCACTCCTTGA
This genomic window contains:
- a CDS encoding carboxylesterase family protein, which codes for MSAYWTGNEIVQTRFGAVKGFEDEANTWVWKAIPFAKPPVGDLRWKAPRDPDPWEGVRAETAFGSPCWQNNPMGGLPFGSEDCLYLNIWRPRSDETNLPVYVWIHGGGNSSGSADRVPEYYGANLASRSNMVFVSTNYRLGPLGWFTHQALRTGNKRDDSGNYGTLDLVKALEWIQKNIEAFGGNPDNVIITGESAGAMNVMSLLLSPLAKGLFHKAMSQSGWANTTTREVGEASVNEVLLQLMVNDGTAANKTEAAARLSSMSNTEIGTYLRSKTGPQLLAGYGTSSLGFGLLDLPNLFADGTVIVADGADAFQKGTYPNKVPIILGTNKDEIKMFYFWTSSDYGLVYQTVARYVSDFWKVNGADAVARGMSSQPDQPDVYAYQFLWGSSLGDTRQSVLPEPYGSGLGAFHSLDIPFFLGGDTINVFMTSMVFTEENRASRELLTDAMMAYVAQFVWSGNPNEPGSGLPEWTPWSNSEGESKCILFDASFDALDISMSTTEVTTAGLVAEIEAISDPTLRNAVQTALSFFRA